From the Burkholderia ubonensis genome, one window contains:
- a CDS encoding DUF1800 domain-containing protein encodes MSRANAAAQALPPAMQTPLEADDALFFLSRTGFTPAPADVARLVGQTRAQAVADALGNVRREPAATWPDWLAELPPTRAERQAQTPDQRRDEQRTRNRRYDALRAAWVNEMIATPSPLTERMTLFWHGHFTSGQDKVPFPQTMAAQNALLRREALGNFGTLLHAIAKDPAMLQYLDGASNRNGRPNENFAREVMELFTLGEGHYTQRDVTEAARAMTGWTIDPDTLRFAVRTEWHDAGDKTILGETGPFDGDGFLDILLKRPETARFVAGKLWREFVSDTPDAGELETVAERFRASGYEIRAALAALWSTDAFWDPRNRGVLVKSPAEFVVGSVRLFDVGYGDPQMLANTVRTLGQNLFYPPNVKGWPGGAIWINSSTLLARKQFVEQLFRATETAGMRPATLGGSAGAMAAKAGASPGGMAAMAGGNPRAMPARGGLRFDLERWLAQYRARPQAPAGLSTELQLQHAVLPVPPVAAIDTGSTGSAYLEALLMDPAYQLK; translated from the coding sequence ATGAGTCGAGCGAACGCCGCTGCGCAGGCGCTGCCGCCTGCGATGCAAACGCCCCTCGAGGCGGACGATGCGCTGTTCTTCCTGAGCCGCACCGGCTTTACGCCGGCGCCCGCCGACGTGGCGCGCCTCGTCGGCCAGACGCGTGCGCAGGCGGTGGCCGACGCGCTCGGCAACGTCCGGCGCGAGCCGGCCGCGACGTGGCCCGACTGGCTCGCCGAACTGCCGCCGACGCGCGCCGAGCGGCAGGCGCAGACGCCGGACCAGCGGCGCGACGAGCAGCGCACGCGCAACCGGCGCTACGACGCATTGCGCGCGGCCTGGGTCAACGAGATGATCGCGACGCCGTCGCCGCTGACGGAGCGCATGACGCTGTTTTGGCACGGCCATTTCACGTCGGGCCAGGACAAGGTGCCGTTTCCGCAAACGATGGCCGCGCAGAACGCGCTGCTGCGCCGCGAGGCGCTCGGCAATTTCGGCACGCTGCTGCATGCGATCGCGAAGGACCCGGCGATGCTGCAGTATCTCGACGGCGCGAGCAACCGCAACGGGCGCCCGAACGAGAATTTCGCGCGCGAGGTGATGGAGCTGTTCACGCTCGGCGAAGGGCATTACACGCAGCGCGACGTGACCGAAGCCGCGCGCGCGATGACCGGCTGGACGATCGATCCCGACACGCTGCGCTTTGCCGTGCGGACCGAGTGGCACGACGCCGGGGACAAGACTATCCTCGGCGAGACGGGGCCGTTCGACGGCGACGGCTTCCTCGACATCCTGCTGAAGCGTCCGGAGACCGCGCGTTTCGTCGCGGGCAAGCTGTGGCGCGAGTTCGTGTCCGATACGCCGGACGCAGGCGAACTGGAGACGGTCGCCGAGCGCTTTCGCGCGAGCGGCTACGAAATCCGCGCGGCGCTCGCCGCACTGTGGTCGACCGACGCGTTCTGGGATCCGCGCAATCGCGGCGTGCTGGTCAAGTCGCCGGCGGAATTCGTCGTCGGCTCGGTGCGGCTGTTCGACGTCGGCTACGGCGATCCGCAGATGCTCGCGAACACCGTGCGCACGCTCGGGCAGAACCTGTTCTATCCGCCGAACGTCAAGGGCTGGCCGGGCGGCGCGATCTGGATCAACAGCTCGACGCTGCTCGCGCGCAAGCAGTTCGTCGAGCAGCTGTTCCGCGCGACCGAGACCGCCGGCATGCGTCCCGCGACGCTCGGTGGAAGCGCCGGCGCGATGGCGGCGAAGGCCGGGGCAAGTCCCGGCGGGATGGCCGCGATGGCCGGCGGCAACCCGCGTGCGATGCCCGCGCGCGGCGGCCTGCGTTTCGATCTCGAACGCTGGCTCGCGCAATACCGCGCGCGGCCGCAGGCGCCTGCCGGGCTGTCGACCGAGCTTCAACTGCAGCATGCGGTGCTGCCGGTGCCGCCCGTCGCGGCGATCGACACCGGATCGACCGGCAGCGCGTATCTCGAGGCGCTGCTGATGGACCCGGCCTATCAATTGAAATGA
- a CDS encoding DUF1501 domain-containing protein, whose translation MNRRDFLALTGAAATAGVSLWQPGALAAPLAATNARAGYANVLILVELKGGNDGLNTVVPYADPLYYAFRRSIGIKREQVLQLDERTGLHPSLAALMPLWRDRQVAIVQGVGYPQPNLSHFRSIEIWDTASRSDQYLREGWLTRTFAQAPVPPGFAADGVVLGSAEMGPLANGARAIALVNPAQFIRAARLAEPVSLREQNPALAHIIDVENDIVKAADRLRPRGGMREFRTAFPGGAFGTAVKTAMQVLAACDASGPAAQDGVAVLRLTLNGFDTHQNQPGQQAALLKQFAEGMSAMRGALVELGRWNETLVMTYAEFGRRVRENQSNGTDHGTAAPHFVMGGRVAGGLYGAPPALGRLDGNGNLPVEVDFRQLYATVLGPWWGLDATRVLQQRFEPLPLLRA comes from the coding sequence ATGAACCGACGCGATTTCCTCGCGCTCACCGGCGCTGCCGCGACGGCGGGCGTGTCGCTCTGGCAGCCCGGCGCGCTGGCGGCTCCGCTTGCCGCGACGAACGCGCGCGCGGGCTATGCGAACGTGCTGATCCTCGTCGAGCTGAAGGGCGGCAACGATGGCCTCAATACCGTCGTGCCCTATGCGGACCCGCTGTACTACGCGTTCCGCCGCAGCATCGGCATCAAGCGCGAGCAGGTGCTCCAACTCGACGAACGTACCGGGCTGCATCCGTCGCTTGCGGCGCTGATGCCGCTGTGGCGCGACCGGCAGGTCGCGATCGTGCAGGGCGTCGGCTATCCGCAGCCGAACCTGTCGCATTTCCGCTCGATCGAGATCTGGGATACCGCGTCGCGTTCCGACCAGTATCTGCGCGAAGGCTGGCTCACGCGCACGTTTGCGCAGGCGCCGGTGCCGCCCGGCTTCGCGGCGGACGGCGTGGTGCTCGGCAGCGCCGAGATGGGGCCGCTCGCGAACGGCGCGCGCGCGATCGCGCTCGTCAATCCGGCGCAGTTCATTCGCGCCGCGCGGCTCGCCGAGCCCGTGTCGCTGCGCGAGCAGAACCCGGCGCTCGCGCACATCATCGACGTCGAGAACGACATCGTGAAGGCCGCGGACCGGCTGCGTCCGCGCGGCGGGATGCGCGAATTCAGGACGGCGTTTCCGGGCGGCGCGTTCGGTACCGCGGTGAAGACCGCGATGCAGGTGCTCGCCGCGTGCGACGCGTCGGGGCCGGCCGCGCAGGACGGGGTCGCGGTGCTGCGGCTCACGCTCAACGGCTTCGACACGCACCAGAACCAGCCGGGCCAGCAGGCGGCGCTGCTCAAGCAGTTCGCCGAAGGAATGAGTGCGATGCGCGGCGCGCTGGTCGAGCTCGGGCGCTGGAACGAGACGCTCGTGATGACGTATGCGGAGTTCGGGCGGCGCGTGCGCGAGAACCAGAGCAACGGCACCGACCACGGCACGGCTGCGCCGCATTTCGTGATGGGCGGGCGCGTGGCCGGCGGGCTGTACGGTGCGCCGCCCGCGCTCGGGCGGCTCGACGGCAACGGCAACCTGCCGGTCGAGGTCGACTTCCGCCAGCTCTATGCGACGGTGCTCGGGCCGTGGTGGGGGCTTGATGCGACGCGCGTGCTGCAGCAGCGATTCGAGCCGCTGCCGCTGTTGAGGGCGTAG
- the hpnD gene encoding presqualene diphosphate synthase HpnD: protein MNFDDYCQQKAAPAGSSVYYALRQAPFAVQPRLTALFALRRELEETVKETSDPTVGHTKLAWWHKELAALAAGEPSHPVTKALAQHHPSIAAETDALRALVSGYGMDLEQARYLDFANLRRYIAQVGGGFASLVARASAARPAEPQPWADEVGHALMLAQFVQELGNDARHGRIYLPIDELQRYNVTAADLLNRRYSPAFTELLTFQTARARDALAAADAAIPAAERRAQRTLRAQLALAHALLVEIERDGYQVLHQRIALTPIRKLWIAWRAARRR, encoded by the coding sequence GTGAATTTCGACGACTACTGTCAGCAGAAAGCCGCGCCCGCCGGCTCCAGTGTCTACTACGCGTTGCGGCAGGCGCCGTTCGCCGTCCAGCCGCGCCTCACGGCCCTCTTCGCGCTGCGCCGCGAACTCGAGGAGACCGTCAAGGAAACCAGCGACCCGACCGTCGGCCACACCAAGCTCGCATGGTGGCACAAGGAACTCGCGGCGCTGGCCGCCGGGGAGCCGTCGCATCCGGTGACGAAGGCGCTCGCGCAGCACCATCCGTCGATCGCGGCCGAAACCGACGCGCTGCGCGCACTGGTCAGCGGCTACGGAATGGATCTCGAACAGGCGCGCTACCTCGATTTCGCGAACCTGCGGCGCTACATCGCACAGGTGGGCGGCGGCTTCGCGTCGCTCGTCGCGCGGGCGAGCGCCGCGCGTCCGGCCGAGCCGCAGCCGTGGGCCGATGAAGTCGGCCACGCGCTGATGCTCGCGCAATTCGTGCAGGAGCTCGGCAACGACGCGCGGCACGGCCGCATCTACCTGCCGATCGACGAGCTGCAACGCTACAACGTGACGGCCGCGGACCTGCTGAACCGGCGCTACAGCCCCGCGTTCACCGAACTGCTGACGTTCCAGACCGCTCGGGCGCGCGACGCGCTCGCGGCCGCCGACGCGGCGATTCCCGCCGCCGAGCGCCGCGCGCAGCGCACGCTGCGCGCGCAACTCGCGCTTGCCCACGCGCTGCTCGTCGAGATCGAGCGCGACGGCTACCAGGTCCTGCACCAGCGCATCGCGCTGACGCCGATCCGCAAGCTGTGGATCGCGTGGCGCGCCGCGCGCCGCCGTTGA
- a CDS encoding IS3 family transposase (programmed frameshift): MSKKSNKFSPEVRERAVRLVREQRSEHPSLWAAIESIAPMIGCTPQTLLDWVKRDEVDRGERDGVSTAERERIKALEREVKELRRANEILKLASAFFGPGGARPPFEVLKAFIDLHRDTFGVEPICRVLRIAPSGYRRHAAQLRDPSKRCARAKRDELLQPEIKRVWQANMQVYGVPKVWKQMNREGIAVARCTVGRLMKLQGLRGAVRGKRVRTTIPEVTAPRPLDRVNRQFKADRPNQLWVSDFTYVSTWQGWLYVAFVIDVFARRIVGWRVSSSMTTDFVLDALEQALYARQPGEDGTLIHHSDRGSQYVSIRYSERLAEAGIEPSVGSRGDSYDNALAETINGLYKTELIHRRAPWKTRESVELATLEWVAWYNRHRLMEPLGYIPPAEAEANYYRQLRNAADVSALT, encoded by the exons ATGAGCAAGAAGTCGAACAAGTTTTCGCCGGAAGTCCGGGAACGCGCAGTCCGTCTGGTACGAGAGCAGCGTAGTGAACATCCGTCGCTGTGGGCGGCGATCGAATCGATTGCACCGATGATCGGCTGCACGCCGCAGACGTTGTTGGATTGGGTTAAGCGCGACGAGGTCGACCGTGGAGAGCGCGATGGCGTGAGTACGGCCGAGCGTGAACGCATCAAGGCCTTGGAGCGCGAGGTCAAGGAACTGCGCCGGGCCAACGAGATCCTGAAGCTGGCCAGTGCGTTTTTCG GCCCAGGCGGAGCTCGACCGCCGTTTGAAGTCCTGAAGGCCTTTATCGATCTGCATCGCGACACCTTCGGGGTCGAGCCGATCTGCAGGGTCTTGCGGATTGCCCCGTCGGGCTACCGACGCCATGCAGCACAACTTCGCGATCCGTCGAAGCGCTGCGCCCGCGCGAAACGCGATGAGCTTTTGCAACCGGAGATCAAGCGTGTCTGGCAGGCCAACATGCAGGTCTACGGCGTGCCGAAGGTCTGGAAGCAGATGAACCGGGAAGGCATTGCAGTGGCACGCTGCACGGTCGGACGGTTGATGAAACTGCAGGGCTTGCGTGGCGCAGTTCGCGGTAAGCGTGTTCGCACGACGATTCCCGAGGTGACCGCGCCGCGCCCGCTGGACCGAGTCAACCGGCAGTTCAAGGCTGACCGACCGAATCAGCTCTGGGTGTCGGATTTTACGTATGTCTCGACATGGCAAGGCTGGCTGTACGTGGCATTCGTGATCGACGTGTTTGCCCGCCGTATTGTTGGCTGGCGCGTCAGCTCGTCGATGACCACGGACTTCGTTCTGGATGCACTTGAACAAGCGCTGTACGCCCGCCAACCGGGTGAGGACGGGACTTTGATTCATCATTCCGACAGAGGGTCTCAATACGTCAGCATCCGCTACAGCGAACGGCTGGCTGAGGCCGGCATCGAGCCGTCGGTCGGCAGCCGGGGCGACAGCTACGACAATGCGCTGGCCGAGACGATCAACGGCCTGTACAAGACGGAACTGATTCATCGGCGCGCCCCTTGGAAAACGAGGGAATCCGTCGAACTGGCAACGCTGGAATGGGTCGCCTGGTACAACCGTCATCGGCTGATGGAACCGCTCGGCTATATCCCGCCTGCTGAAGCTGAGGCAAACTACTACAGGCAACTCAGAAATGCCGCTGACGTGTCCGCATTAACTTAA
- a CDS encoding IS3 family transposase (programmed frameshift), which produces MAKYDERFRLQVVREYLEGEASTRTLAARYGVGRTVIRRWVASYREHGVAGLRRKVGQYDARFKLSVLQRMQRDGLSYGQTAAVFDIRSVGHVSTWERLYHEGGFDALSPRRRGRPRKMATSLPPKPTEAGSPDERSREELLKENEYLRAEVAYPKKARCAAASEEAGSAKEKTQIVRELRQHHPVAALLKAAGLARSTFYYQLRTLDADDRHADLKAQIRTVFERHKGRYGYRRVTAAIRQAGHLVNHKTVQRLMQQLQLKSWVRPKKYRAWQGEIGKAAPNLLQRQFEATGANQKWVTDVTEFKVNGQKLYLSPVMDLYNGEIVAYQMDRRPSFELVNSMLKKALAKLPRKDKPLLHSDQGWHYRMPEFRRKLAQRELTQSMSRKGNCLDNAAMESFFGTLKSECFKKQRFTCVEQLRQTLECYIHYYNHERIMNRTGNRGGWLV; this is translated from the exons ATGGCGAAGTATGACGAGCGGTTTCGACTGCAGGTAGTTCGGGAGTATCTGGAAGGAGAGGCGAGCACCCGCACGCTCGCAGCCCGTTACGGGGTTGGGCGTACGGTCATCCGGCGCTGGGTGGCGAGCTACCGGGAGCACGGCGTAGCTGGACTGAGAAGGAAAGTCGGTCAGTACGACGCCCGGTTCAAGTTATCGGTGCTACAGCGCATGCAGCGTGATGGGCTGTCGTATGGCCAAACGGCAGCGGTGTTTGACATTCGAAGCGTCGGGCACGTGTCAACCTGGGAGCGCCTGTATCATGAAGGCGGTTTCGATGCACTGTCCCCTCGCCGACGAGGGCGCCCCCGAAAGATGGCCACTTCACTTCCGCCCAAACCCACTGAAGCCGGTTCGCCGGACGAACGCTCGCGCGAGGAATTGCTCAAGGAAAACGAGTATCTGCGCGCGGAGGTGGCGTACC CTAAAAAAGCTCGATGCGCTGCTGCAAGCGAAGAAGCAGGCAGCGCAAAAGAAAAAACGCAAATAGTGCGTGAGCTCAGGCAGCACCATCCGGTGGCAGCACTTCTGAAGGCGGCCGGCTTGGCACGCAGTACGTTCTATTACCAACTCAGGACGCTGGATGCCGACGATCGTCACGCCGATCTGAAAGCGCAGATCCGAACGGTGTTTGAACGCCACAAGGGCCGCTATGGTTATCGACGCGTCACGGCTGCGATTCGGCAGGCTGGCCATCTCGTCAACCATAAGACGGTGCAACGGCTCATGCAGCAACTGCAACTGAAGTCCTGGGTGCGTCCGAAGAAATACCGAGCGTGGCAAGGCGAGATCGGCAAGGCCGCACCGAACCTGCTGCAACGCCAGTTCGAGGCCACTGGCGCCAATCAGAAGTGGGTAACGGATGTGACCGAGTTCAAGGTCAACGGCCAGAAGCTGTATCTGTCGCCGGTGATGGACCTGTACAACGGCGAGATCGTTGCTTACCAGATGGACAGACGGCCGAGCTTCGAGTTGGTCAACAGCATGCTGAAGAAGGCGCTGGCTAAACTCCCGCGCAAGGACAAGCCGTTGCTGCATTCGGATCAAGGCTGGCACTACCGGATGCCGGAGTTCCGCCGGAAGCTCGCGCAGCGCGAGTTGACGCAGAGCATGTCCCGCAAGGGCAATTGCCTGGACAACGCCGCGATGGAAAGCTTCTTCGGCACGCTCAAGTCCGAGTGCTTCAAGAAGCAGCGCTTCACTTGCGTGGAGCAACTACGCCAGACGCTGGAGTGCTACATCCATTACTACAACCACGAACGCATCATGAACCGCACCGGGAATCGTGGAGGCTGGTTGGTTTAA
- a CDS encoding tyrosine-type recombinase/integrase, protein MPLTDVAVRAAKPREKSYKLADGQGMYLEIMPNGSKYWRLKYRIDGKEKRMALGVYPAVSLLAARKARDEIKDQLRAGLDPSHEKKRVKAQRSLDRENSFEPIAREWHQQKKGAWSERHADRIMKLLERELFPAIGARPIAEIMAPELLAVIRKIEARDAIELAHKPIQATSQIFRYAIATGRAERDSAPDLRGALKPRFVVHMRRVSEAELPELMRQISAYDGDFQTRLALQFMALTFVRTSELRFAEWTEIDEKKEWRIPPEKMKMRTPHIVPLSTQALEVIAKLPELNGHSQFLFPSRSSSKKPMSENTILYALYRMGYHSRMTGHGFRGLASTILNEHSFNRDWIERQLAHSERDGVRAAYNHAEYLPERRKMMQWWSNYLWNAVPK, encoded by the coding sequence ATGCCCCTTACCGATGTCGCCGTTCGTGCGGCCAAGCCCCGCGAAAAGTCCTACAAGCTGGCCGACGGTCAGGGCATGTACCTCGAGATCATGCCCAACGGCTCCAAGTACTGGCGGTTGAAGTATCGCATCGACGGCAAGGAGAAACGGATGGCCCTCGGGGTCTATCCGGCGGTCAGCTTGCTGGCTGCTCGGAAGGCTCGTGATGAGATCAAGGACCAATTGCGCGCCGGCCTCGATCCATCGCACGAAAAGAAGCGCGTGAAGGCTCAGCGCAGCCTGGACCGTGAGAACTCATTCGAGCCGATCGCGCGGGAGTGGCATCAGCAGAAGAAGGGTGCATGGAGCGAGCGACACGCGGACAGGATCATGAAGCTGCTCGAGCGCGAACTGTTTCCCGCGATCGGAGCGCGGCCGATCGCCGAGATTATGGCGCCCGAGCTGTTGGCGGTGATACGGAAGATCGAGGCGCGCGACGCGATCGAGCTCGCACACAAGCCTATTCAGGCAACGAGCCAGATCTTCCGATACGCCATTGCCACCGGCCGGGCAGAGCGCGACTCCGCTCCCGATCTCCGCGGCGCGCTGAAGCCCCGTTTCGTCGTGCACATGCGGCGTGTCAGCGAGGCAGAGTTGCCGGAGCTCATGCGGCAGATCAGCGCGTACGACGGCGACTTTCAGACACGCCTGGCGCTGCAGTTCATGGCGCTGACATTTGTTCGTACGAGCGAGCTGCGTTTTGCCGAGTGGACAGAAATCGACGAGAAGAAGGAATGGCGCATCCCACCCGAGAAGATGAAGATGCGCACGCCGCACATCGTGCCGCTGTCGACGCAGGCCCTCGAGGTGATCGCGAAGCTCCCCGAACTGAACGGCCACAGCCAGTTCCTGTTCCCGAGTCGGTCGAGCTCCAAGAAGCCGATGAGCGAGAACACGATCCTGTACGCCTTGTACCGGATGGGCTACCACTCACGGATGACGGGGCACGGCTTCCGCGGCCTTGCGTCGACGATCCTGAACGAACACAGCTTCAACCGCGACTGGATCGAGCGGCAGCTGGCACACAGCGAGCGCGACGGCGTCCGGGCGGCGTACAACCACGCTGAGTACCTGCCCGAGCGCCGCAAGATGATGCAGTGGTGGAGCAATTACTTGTGGAACGCCGTCCCCAAATAA
- a CDS encoding 2-dehydropantoate 2-reductase, whose translation MNDTNSGPVRAAVVGVGAIGGLLAMALSKAGMRVSAYARGATLDALKAHGVRVLDETGAMSSVPIDASDDAAALGVQDYVVIALKAQALPDLAARLAPLVGPRTVIVAAMNGLPWWFTHGLAGPLDGVPLEAVDPGGVVSAALPPAQAIGCVVHLSSSTDAPGVVRRGRGNRLIVGAPDPARDAAASRFAAALAEGGFDVETTPQIRTEIWAKLWGNMNMNPLSALTGSTADRLLDDPCTHALALRMMEEAAAIGAKLGLDTGVSAPERMAVTRRLGAFRTSMLQDFEAGRSLEIGPILGVFPELGRKLDVPTPFCDAVLGLLRQRAANSGLQAG comes from the coding sequence ATGAACGACACGAATTCAGGGCCGGTGCGCGCGGCGGTCGTCGGCGTCGGCGCGATCGGCGGCTTGCTCGCGATGGCGTTGTCGAAAGCCGGCATGCGCGTGAGCGCCTACGCGCGCGGCGCGACGCTCGACGCGCTGAAGGCGCACGGCGTGCGCGTGCTCGACGAAACGGGCGCGATGTCGTCGGTCCCGATCGACGCCAGCGACGACGCGGCCGCGCTCGGCGTGCAGGACTACGTGGTGATCGCGCTGAAGGCGCAGGCGCTGCCGGATCTGGCCGCGCGCCTCGCGCCGCTCGTCGGGCCGCGCACGGTGATCGTCGCGGCGATGAACGGCCTGCCGTGGTGGTTCACGCACGGGCTGGCCGGGCCGCTCGACGGCGTGCCGCTCGAGGCGGTCGATCCGGGCGGCGTGGTGTCCGCGGCGCTGCCGCCGGCGCAGGCGATCGGCTGCGTCGTGCACCTGTCGTCGAGCACCGACGCGCCGGGCGTCGTGCGGCGCGGGCGCGGCAATCGCCTGATCGTCGGCGCGCCCGATCCGGCGCGCGATGCGGCTGCGTCGCGCTTCGCGGCGGCGCTGGCCGAGGGCGGCTTCGACGTCGAGACGACGCCGCAGATCCGCACCGAGATCTGGGCGAAGCTGTGGGGCAACATGAACATGAATCCGCTGAGCGCGCTGACGGGCTCGACGGCCGACCGCCTGCTCGACGATCCTTGCACGCATGCGCTCGCGCTGCGGATGATGGAGGAGGCGGCCGCGATCGGCGCGAAGCTCGGCCTGGATACCGGCGTGAGCGCGCCGGAGCGCATGGCGGTGACCCGCAGGCTCGGCGCGTTCAGGACGTCGATGCTGCAGGATTTCGAAGCGGGGCGCTCGCTCGAGATCGGGCCGATCCTCGGCGTGTTTCCGGAGCTGGGGCGCAAGCTGGACGTGCCGACGCCGTTTTGCGACGCGGTGCTCGGCCTGTTGCGCCAGCGCGCCGCGAACAGCGGGCTGCAGGCGGGGTGA
- a CDS encoding glycerate kinase has protein sequence MPHHPSAPVVAPVVVIAPDSFKGSLSAAQVADAIAAGIRRARPDAIVRCCPMADGGEGTLDAMLSGGGARRSVTVAGASLAARDAAVGVIDARTAIVETAEIVGITDPAGMSVPVDARSTRGMGEAIRRLLDEGVRRFFVALGGSSTNDAGAGLLAGLGLRCLDAAGQPVEPVPARLAEIARIDASGLDPRIADAEFIGMSDVDNPLTGTHGATAVFGPQKGVTPEQVATLDAALGHFADLLEAALDRRARDLPGAGAAGGLGFALHMLGARFEAGAEVVARQVGLDAALAGADWLITGEGRSDVQTLHGKAPFIACRHAQAAGVPASLLSGAVDPAALPRLAEHFSGCFSPAPGPITLDVAIRDAASLLANEAEQLTRLKYGTR, from the coding sequence ATGCCGCATCACCCGTCCGCGCCCGTCGTCGCGCCCGTCGTGGTCATCGCGCCCGATTCGTTCAAAGGCTCGCTTTCCGCCGCGCAGGTCGCGGACGCAATCGCCGCCGGCATCCGCCGCGCGCGGCCCGACGCGATCGTGCGCTGCTGCCCGATGGCCGACGGCGGTGAAGGCACGCTCGACGCGATGCTCTCCGGCGGCGGCGCGCGGCGCAGCGTGACGGTGGCCGGCGCGTCGCTCGCGGCGCGCGACGCCGCCGTCGGCGTCATCGATGCGCGCACCGCGATCGTCGAGACGGCCGAGATCGTCGGCATCACCGATCCGGCCGGGATGAGCGTCCCGGTCGACGCGCGCAGCACGCGCGGGATGGGCGAAGCGATCCGCCGGCTGCTCGACGAAGGCGTGCGCCGCTTCTTCGTCGCGCTCGGCGGCAGCAGCACCAACGATGCCGGCGCGGGGCTCCTCGCCGGGCTCGGGCTGCGCTGCCTCGACGCCGCCGGCCAGCCGGTCGAGCCGGTGCCGGCGCGGCTCGCCGAGATCGCGCGGATCGACGCGTCGGGGCTCGACCCGCGCATCGCGGACGCCGAGTTCATCGGCATGTCGGACGTCGACAACCCGCTGACGGGCACGCATGGCGCGACCGCGGTGTTCGGCCCGCAAAAGGGCGTGACGCCCGAGCAAGTTGCGACCCTCGACGCGGCCCTCGGCCATTTCGCCGACCTGCTCGAAGCGGCGCTCGACCGGCGCGCCCGCGACCTGCCGGGCGCCGGCGCGGCGGGCGGCCTCGGCTTCGCGCTGCACATGCTCGGCGCGCGCTTCGAGGCGGGCGCGGAAGTCGTTGCGCGGCAGGTCGGCCTCGACGCGGCGCTCGCGGGCGCGGACTGGCTGATCACCGGCGAAGGCCGCTCGGACGTGCAGACGCTGCACGGCAAGGCGCCGTTCATCGCGTGCCGCCACGCGCAGGCGGCGGGCGTGCCGGCGTCGCTGCTGTCGGGCGCCGTCGATCCGGCCGCGCTGCCGCGCCTTGCCGAGCATTTTTCCGGGTGCTTCTCGCCCGCGCCGGGCCCGATCACGCTCGACGTCGCGATCCGCGACGCCGCCAGCCTGCTCGCGAACGAGGCGGAGCAGTTGACGCGCCTGAAATACGGCACGCGCTGA
- the tig gene encoding trigger factor, with protein sequence MANVVENLGKLERRVTISLPKDTVRKEIDARIQKLAKNVRMPGFRPGKVPLKMVAQQYAGQVEAEVLSDKIGQEFFTISRAENLRVAGQPSFAPKQEQAEDAYAFDATFEVYPEVKIGDLATAEVERSTTSIGDAEIDRTLDILRKQRVHFHARGEAGEHGDGGADTAAKNGDRVTVDFVGKIDGVAFQGGTAEDFPFVLGEGRMLPEFETAALGLKAGETREFDLKFPDDYHGKDVAGKTAQFTVTMKKIEWPHLPEIDADFAKSLGIEDGDLAKMRGEIKENLEREAKRRTQAIVKNQVMDALLKISELDVPKALIEQDQQRLVEMARQDLAQRGVPNAKDAPIPAEMFAEQAERRVKLGLVLAELVKANGLEAKPEQIRAEVDEFAKSYEDPKEVVRWYYSNQQRLAEMEAFVVESNVVDFVLGKAKVTDKEVSFEALASASAQA encoded by the coding sequence ATGGCTAACGTTGTTGAAAACCTCGGCAAGCTTGAACGCCGCGTGACGATTTCCCTGCCGAAAGACACGGTGCGGAAGGAAATCGACGCCCGTATCCAGAAACTCGCGAAGAACGTGCGCATGCCGGGTTTCCGCCCGGGCAAGGTGCCGCTGAAGATGGTCGCGCAGCAATACGCGGGTCAGGTCGAGGCGGAAGTCCTGAGCGACAAGATCGGCCAGGAGTTCTTCACGATCAGCCGTGCCGAGAACCTGCGCGTCGCGGGCCAGCCGAGCTTCGCGCCGAAGCAGGAGCAGGCGGAAGACGCCTATGCGTTCGACGCGACGTTCGAGGTCTATCCGGAAGTGAAGATCGGCGACTTGGCGACGGCTGAAGTCGAGCGCTCGACGACGTCGATCGGCGACGCGGAAATCGACCGCACGCTCGACATCCTGCGCAAGCAGCGCGTGCACTTCCACGCACGCGGCGAAGCCGGCGAGCACGGCGACGGCGGCGCGGACACGGCAGCCAAGAACGGCGACCGCGTGACGGTCGACTTCGTCGGCAAGATCGACGGCGTCGCGTTCCAGGGCGGCACCGCGGAAGACTTCCCGTTCGTGCTCGGCGAAGGCCGCATGCTGCCGGAATTCGAAACGGCCGCGCTGGGCCTGAAGGCCGGCGAAACGCGCGAATTCGACCTGAAGTTCCCGGACGACTATCACGGCAAGGACGTGGCCGGCAAGACGGCCCAGTTCACGGTCACGATGAAGAAGATCGAATGGCCGCACCTGCCGGAGATCGACGCCGATTTCGCGAAGTCGCTCGGCATCGAAGACGGCGATCTGGCCAAGATGCGCGGCGAGATCAAGGAAAATCTCGAGCGTGAGGCAAAGCGCCGCACGCAGGCGATCGTCAAGAACCAGGTGATGGACGCGCTGCTGAAGATTTCCGAGCTGGACGTGCCGAAGGCGCTGATCGAGCAGGACCAGCAGCGCCTCGTCGAAATGGCGCGCCAGGACCTCGCGCAGCGCGGCGTGCCGAACGCGAAGGACGCGCCGATCCCGGCCGAGATGTTCGCCGAGCAGGCCGAGCGCCGCGTGAAGCTGGGCCTCGTGCTCGCCGAGCTGGTGAAGGCGAACGGCCTGGAAGCGAAGCCGGAGCAGATCCGCGCGGAAGTCGACGAGTTCGCGAAGAGCTACGAAGACCCGAAGGAAGTGGTCCGCTGGTATTATTCGAACCAGCAGCGCCTCGCCGAGATGGAAGCGTTCGTCGTTGAAAGCAACGTCGTCGATTTCGTGCTGGGCAAGGCGAAGGTGACGGACAAGGAAGTGAGCTTCGAGGCACTCGCGAGCGCATCGGCGCAAGCGTAA